Part of the Fusarium musae strain F31 chromosome 3, whole genome shotgun sequence genome, GAGGCTGTCATTAAACTCAGTATCAGTAGGGATCGCCAGTTTGAACTACACGTACCATCTGAAGAAAGAATGGGAGTCTGAAGGACCATTCACTGGCCATATCCTTTGTGCCATAGGTAATCCAGTAAGAAATGATTGCTCCAATGACAATACTGTACTATCTTAGATTTCTGAGGACCCAATACGGAATGTTGACTTACGAAAGAGCCTCAAGAACCAGGAGCGAGCCTCGTAAGTTCAGAGGGGAGATCTCAGAGATATAAAGAGGCGCACCCATGGCCAGGGTCCCAACACCGATTCCACCAATAGCTCTTCCAGCGACCAGTGTCCCATAGTTATGAGCAGCAGTCTGGATGATAGCACCGATGGTAAAGAAGACAGTAGCAACAGTCATGGCCCACTTTCGAGAGATTCGGTCTGCGAGGTatggaagaaagagacaTCCAACAAAGGCACCAAGTTCGAGCATGCCAGTCATGAAGCCGACATTGAAGCCATATCGAGGATGACCAGGGGCTGTTTCGGGGAATTGGTCGTGGAACTGCTTCATGGTAAGGATGATACTAATCACGCCCTGGTCTGGTGACTGTTAGATTGGAGATGAGGTGGAGAATTGTAGACTTACCATAACCGAAGGAGAATCCTCCAAGTGAAGCCAGAGTTGCAGCTCCCAGAACGTATGGAGATCGAACGATGCCGCTTAAGCCATTGCTATCATATTCAATGGCAGTCTCGGCTTTGGGCACTGGTTCAGTCTCCTCGACATGATTGGGCGAGTTGCTAAGAGATTCCTTAGACATGATGAATTGGAAGTCGTAGAAGCCAATTGATAGAAAAGATTTATAGAGCTGATGACTTCTAATGTCCTCAAAGTTGAAGGGATCATGAGTCTTTATACTTGGCGATAGAGATTAGAACCCATGAAGTTGACCTCATCCTAGCATCAACCCCACAGAATTTAGTCTGGGGAAGACCCTAGCTCCGGGGAAACGCTTTGGAGTTGGCCCACTCGTGGCTTTCTTGGAGAAACAGCATTGGTGCTAGCTAGGTCTCGTTGGGGTAAGTTTTCGGCGAAACATTTCCATTTTGGAACGACCCACGGCGAATCTTCCCCAGACTAAATTCTGTCGTCTTGGACTGGATAACCAATTGGAAAGCTGCGAATTGATATTGGTTCGTTAAGGATTATCTATCACGGAGCTGCTTCGGTATACTGTTATCGTACTGAGGAGGGTAGGTAATTTCCGAGCTACTTACGTGGTAATGAGTATGGgaataaggtttaaagaGACTATCCGTTAGGCAAGATGAACTCATCAATAGCTTAACTGAACATCAACAAGTGAAATTAAGGCTTGCATCGGCTACATAATTCCCACCAAGTGCAAtttattgttgttgatgacttCCTGAAGCATTGCCCATATCTTCCTCAAATTCCTCTCCTCATACACACCTCTTGTGAAACGGACATGCAAGTGGATACCACCTGGGCTCAGATTCTTGATCTTAGAGGCAAAGTATTTTGCAGCTTTCTCTGCATCGTTTCCTCCCGTATATTCCGATAACTCAACGCCGCTCAACGACGCTTCCGAGAGTCTCTTCATAAACTCCTTGAAATTATTGACGATAACAACCCAATTGGAAGTTCTCAGCCTCTGTCTCTGTAATTTGACTGTTGATTCGTAATCCAGCAAGGCCTCATCGCATGGGCTACTGAGATCGAGAACATATATAACGGCAGTGTCAAATGGTTTCGTCCGGTCAAATGGTTTCGTCCAGCTGAATTCAGTGTTTCCAGGATCTGTCAAGAGGATAGTAGACCGATCCAAGTCGAATGCAGCCTCTACGCAACCAGGTAGTGGTGTTGTACAGTTTACAGCATCTGAGTCTGTTGGGAAATAGTTGTTTTGCAGAATTCTTTCGACTTGTTTGAGAAAGCTGGGCAGAATAATGTCAGTATGGCAGAATCAGATCACAGTTATCAAAAAAAAACGTACTATTCGCCATTTTCGGGAAACATGAGCCTTTCATCTACCATTAACTTCTTGGTTGTCGGGTGTTTCATTATTGTGCCGATTCTTTCCACAAGCGACGACTCAAATCCATAGTCGAGATTCAAATCCTCACCTTTGTCGGGAATCAATATGCACTCTAACGTCGTCCTTATGGGGTCTTCTCTGATATCCTCGTCGCTCAATAGCCTCTTTGCCAAATACCGAACACTTTCTAACACTGTTCCAAGGATTATAGGGCGGAATAAACGTAGTTGATCGACTGTGTAGCATTCCCGTCGGTCGTCTGATAACCTCGTCTCTTCAAAGACCCGCTTTCTCGACTTTGAGCCAAGAATAACTACCCTGACCTCATTGCTCCTTGAAAGAAGACGTTTCGAGGTCCAGCCACTTCGTCGGGGCTCTTTAGCTTCGGGATCTAACTCTTCCATATTTCTGATGCATCTAAGAAGCTGTATCTCCAGGCTCGTAGTCATATAAACGCGTCCAGAAGGGCTGAACCATTCTCCAGAATATGATCTTGAAGGAGGCGTTCGTTTGGATATGGAAACGCTCTCACGCGCGGCAATGTTCTGTTCGTGGTCGTTAGGCGGATCCATGACGGCTATTTCGTTGTTTGAAATCTGTTGATGGTCTCGCTGTTCTGGGTCTTCTGTGGAGTGAATATTGACCCTTCGCGTTGTTGCGAGCTTTCGAATCCATTTGTCGTAAACTTTGCTGATAAACAGCTCTCGATCGAACGCGAATTGAACGGACCATCGCGAAGAGCTCACGGATGTGGCCGTGATTATGGAGTCTGAGTCTCGATGAACAATGAGAGAAGCAGTGTCTCGGTCCATGTCCTGGAGAGCTCGCACGAGTTTGGGTTGCTGTAAGATTCTAGTTTGCTCTTCTAAAGCATTCCTGTGGTAATGTTAGACTGTCAAAACCGTTCCGAGATCGGCAAACTCACGAGTTGCATGCACTTAACAAAAGTGTCAGGGTATGTGTTTGCTGATCAACCATCCGCTGAATCTGCTCCATGTCTTTGGTtttgaagagaaaggaaagcTTGGAAGCAAGCTCTAAGTCTCCGGCTACGTTCTTCTGAAATTGCGAGACTTCGCCATCAATCTTGCCAATGAGCAGCCGACAACACGTTACGCAGCTGTCTACTTGCATCACCAACTGGTGCGATTGTTCGTCGGATCTTGATTCGGTCCATTTCTTGATTTCAAGAAGTGCAAacttgaggaggttgagctggTTTTCGAAGGCGAACACGCTGAGATCGGCGATTTTCCAGGCTTGTCGCATGTCGCATACCGTTGTGATCGTTTTGGTGAGGACATCGATAATATTTGCGATCGCTCCCGCTGTTCCGATAATTGAAAGAGGATCGGCCATGTTGACGTTGCGATTGGGGCTTTTGAGCAAAGTTGTCGCGGATATTGATAAGTTTGAGTTGAAAGAGGGCATTGCTG contains:
- a CDS encoding hypothetical protein (EggNog:ENOG41), giving the protein MADPLSIIGTAGAIANIIDVLTKTITTVCDMRQAWKIADLSVFAFENQLNLLKFALLEIKKWTESRSDEQSHQLVMQVDSCVTCCRLLIGKIDGEVSQFQKNVAGDLELASKLSFLFKTKDMEQIQRMVDQQTHTLTLLLSACNSNALEEQTRILQQPKLVRALQDMDRDTASLIVHRDSDSIITATSVSSSRWSVQFAFDRELFISKVYDKWIRKLATTRRVNIHSTEDPEQRDHQQISNNEIAVMDPPNDHEQNIAARESVSISKRTPPSRSYSGEWFSPSGRVYMTTSLEIQLLRCIRNMEELDPEAKEPRRSGWTSKRLLSRSNEVRVVILGSKSRKRVFEETRLSDDRRECYTVDQLRLFRPIILGTVLESVRYLAKRLLSDEDIREDPIRTTLECILIPDKGEDLNLDYGFESSLVERIGTIMKHPTTKKLMVDERLMFPENGEYFLKQVERILQNNYFPTDSDAVNCTTPLPGCVEAAFDLDRSTILLTDPGNTEFSWTKPFDRTKPFDTAVIYVLDLSSPCDEALLDYESTVKLQRQRLRTSNWVVIVNNFKEFMKRLSEASLSGVELSEYTGGNDAEKAAKYFASKIKNLSPGGIHLHVRFTRGVYEERNLRKIWAMLQEVINNNKLHLVGIM